The proteins below are encoded in one region of Scomber japonicus isolate fScoJap1 chromosome 24, fScoJap1.pri, whole genome shotgun sequence:
- the arpc2 gene encoding actin-related protein 2/3 complex subunit 2: MILLEINNRIIEETLSLKFDGASNGTKPEAVDVTFADFDGVLYHISNPNGDKTKVMVSISLKFYKELQEHGADELLKRVYGNFLVSTEAGYNVSLLYDLDALPANKDEVVHQAGMLKRNCFASVFEKYFKFQEEGKEGEQRAVVHYRDDESMYVEAKKDRVTVVFSTVFKDDDDVIIGKVFMQEFKEGRRASHTAPQVLFNHREPPLELKDTSAAVGDNIGYITFVLFPRHTNANARDNTINLIHTFRDYLHYHIKCSKAYIHTRMRAKTSDFLKVLNRARPDAEKKEMKTISGKTFSR, from the exons ATGATCCTGTTAGAAATCAATAACCGTATTATAGAAGAGACGCTGTCGTTGAAGTTCGACGGCGCTTCTAACGG AACCAAGCCAGAGGCTGTCGATGTGACGTTTGCAG ATTTTGATGGCGTCTTGTACCACATTTCCAACCCCAATGGGGACAAGACCAAAGTGATGGTCAGCATCTCCCTGAAGTTCTACAAGGAGCTGCAGGAGCACGGTGCTGACGag cTTCTCAAAAGGGTCTATGGGAATTTCCTGGTTTCAACAGAAGCTG GCTACAATGTGTCCCTCCTCTACGACCTGGACGCTCTACCAGCCAACAAAGATGAGGTTGTCCACCAGGCGGGAATGCTCAAGAGGAACTGCTTCGCCTCCGTTTTTGAAAAGTACTTCAAGTTCCAGGAGGAGGGCAAAGAGGGCGAGCAGAGGGCTGTGGTCCACTACAGAGATGATGAGTCCAT GTATGTGGAGGCCAAGAAAGACAGAGTGACGGTGGTCTTCAGCACTGTGTTCAAAGACGACGACGACGTTATCATCGGCAAAGTGTTcatgcag GAGTTCAAAGAGGGTCGGCGAGCTAGCCACACAGCTCCACAGGTGCTGTTCAACCACAGGGAGCCTCCTCTGGAGCTGAAGGATACAAGCGCTGCCGTCGGGGACAACATTGGATACATCACCTTCG tcCTGTTCCCTCGTCACACCAATGCCAATGCCAGAGACAACACCATCAACCTCATCCACACCTTCAGGGACTACCTGCACTACCACATAAAGTGCTCCAAG GCCTACATTCACACACGCATGAGGGCCAAGACGTCAGACTTCCTCAAGGTGCTGAACCGCGCTCGACCCGACGCTGagaagaaggagatgaagaCCATTTC tggaaAGACCTTCTCCCGCTGA
- the LOC128354027 gene encoding keratin, type I cytoskeletal 18-like, producing MPSNTAASMFGGAGGRGSRASVASLEGLRNVMRNDTETDSAPKTSVAPAKPAAPAIPAAPADDKQTLRGLNDRLCGYLGRVKQLERENKDLQDQIDEILAKRKTPAARDWDEVEKPLEELKKKIKDIAMDNAKLLLQIDNTKLANDDFENKLNDEKKGRKAIEKDLEDMKKSIEDTKLSRKQTQKEIDLVKEELARLDQEHKDEVDDLRDKIKDSEVNVEIDSQNSNQAEILNKIRNQYEKLAKKNLKETEDWYKTKFENIKVEVAQNSEVLQSGKGELQDLIKQKQCLEIKIQTLHSMISNLEETMRMTKMEYGQRQAPLNKMILNLEAELREVRSQVEQQGDVNQDLLCVKMKLEAEINNYQQLMPAMTNDGDSVLILFFPDSSEFSLEDGLHSDQQKPKKVPKKQEEVKEGGLVKQESTPSNKSTPPEAPAADKELIKAETAVDNNKADPVKPSSDPAKKKKSKTKTKKDDYQ from the exons ATGCCTTCAAACACCGCAGCGAGCATGTTTGGTGGAGCCGGAGGAAGGGGCTCCAGAGCATCTGTGGCGAGTCTGGAGGGGCTGCGTAACGTGATGCGCAACGACACGGAGACGGACTCTGCCCCCAAGACGTCCGTAGCTCCAGCAAAACCTGCAGCTCCCGCCATTCCCGCCGCCCCTGCAGATGACAAGCAGACACTGCGGGGTCTGAACGACCGGCTGTGCGGTTACCTGGGCAGGGTGAAGCAGCTGGAGAGGGAGAACAAGGATCTGCAGGACCAGATTGATGAGATTTTGGCCAAAAGGAAAACACCTGCAGCACGCGACTGGGATGAAGTCGAGAAACCGctggaggagctcaagaagaAG ATCAAAGACATTGCCATGGACAATgccaagctgctgctgcagatTGACAACACCAAACTGGCCAATGATGACTTCGAGAATAA GCTGAATGATGAGAAAAAGGGACGGAAGGCGATAGAAAAAGACCTGGAGGACATGAAGAAGTCCATCGAGGATACTAAGCTGAGCCGCAAGCAGACCCAGAAGGAGATCGACTTGGTGAAGGAGGAGCTGGCTCGCCTCGACCAGGAACACAAAGAT gagGTGGATGACCTGCGTGACAAGATCAAGGACTCTGAAGTGAATGTGGAGATCGACTCACAGAACTCCAATCAGGCCGAGATTCTCAACAAGATCCGCAACCAGTACGAGAAACTGGCCAAGAAGAACCTGAAGGAGACCGAGGACTGGTACAAAACCAAG TTTGAAAACATCAAAGTGGAGGTGGCCCAAAATTCTGAGGTCTTGCAGTCTGGAAAGGGTGAACTCCAGGATCTGATCAAACAGAAACAATGTCTAGAAATCAAGATCCAGACTCTGCACAGCATg ATCAGTAATCTAGAAGAAACCATGAGGATGACCAAAATGGAGTATGGTCAGCGGCAGGCTCCATTGAACAAGATGATCCTGAACCTGGAGGCGGAGCTCAGGGAGGTGAGGTCCCAGGTAGAGCAGCAGGGGGATGTTAACCAGGACCTGCTGTGTGTCAAGATGAAACTGGAGGCGGAAATCAATAACTACCAGCAACTGATGCCCGCCATGACCAACGATGGTGACAG TGTGCTTATCCTCTTCTTCCCCGACAGCTCGGAGTTTTCTTTAGAGGATGGTCTGCACAGCG ATCAGCAAAAGCCTAAGAAGGTGCCCAAAAAGCAGGAAGAGGTAAAAGAAGGAGGCCTTGTGAAGCAGGAAAGCACCCCGTCTAATAAATCGACTCCCCCTGAAGCCCCTGCAGCAGATAAGGAGCTCATCAAGGCAGAAACAGCTGTTGACAACAATAAAGCTGACCCGGTCAAGCCAAGCAGCGACCCTgctaaaaagaagaaatctaAGACCAAAACTAAGAAGg ATGATTatcagtga
- the LOC128354029 gene encoding keratin, type II cytoskeletal 8-like translates to MSKPGGYSSQSYNPGRSGPVKSKPIEKIDTSGKSKEKDDMVGLNDKFVRLIDKMKKQEDDNQKLDTKLKILKEQEDYEGKVNDIVRQLEIELEQQIENLLRDQEKLKAELLKNQDEVMDTKNKYEDEVKKKTDLENEFIVTKKEVDEGQLDLVDQALELEDLAGKLDFRRAGYDEEIKEMQSLVQNETVVIRDSSKRSLDMDEIIENVKRQYADMATRTREEAELWNQKKMDVMVTRAGQSEQEVRDVKRDISDTIRLIQKLNGDLEALTRKEETLKKEINEIRTEGDENLEKSRETIGQLEEALRRAKQDLAQQIREYQELMNLKLGLDIEIATYRKLLEGEEQRMNDFMRQADAHQPFEKHLPERPRTSEPTVVLATTVIPATTHVPPMDPSSKKRLLIRVEVQEGKVVSESSHYTDD, encoded by the exons ATGTCTAAACCAGGAGGTTACAGCAGCCAGTCCTACAACCCCGGCCGTTCAGGACCGGTCAAAAGCAAACCGATTGAAAAAATCGACACCTCTGGCAAATCCAAGGAGAAGGACGACATGGTTGGACTCAATGACAAGTTCGTCAGGTTGATTGATAAG ATGAAAAAGCAGGAGGACGATAACCAAAAGTTGGACACGAAGCTGAAGATCctgaaggagcaggaggacTACGAAGGGAAGGTCAACGACATAGTGAGGCAGCTGGAGATCGAGTTGGAGCAGCAGATCGAGAACTTGCTGCGTGACCAAGAGAAGCTGAAGGCTGAGCTGCTCAAGAACCAGGACGAAGTGATGGACACCAAAAATAA gtACGAGGATGAGGTGAAAAAGAAGACTGATCTGGAGAATGAATTTATTGTCACCAAAAAG gAGGTCGATGAAGGTCAGTTGGATTTAGTAGATCAGGCTCTGGAGCTGGAAGACCTGGCGGGGAAGCTGGACTTCCGAAGGGCTGGTTATGATGAG GAGATCAAAGAGATGCAGTCGCTTGTCCAGAACGAGACAGTGGTGATACGTGACAGCAGCAAACGGTCGCTGGACATGGACGAGATCATTGAGAATGTCAAGAGGCAGTATGCCGACATGGCCACCCGTACTAGGGAGGAAGCCGAACTCTGGAACCAGAAAAAG ATGGATGTCATGGTTACCAGAGCAGGACAAAGTGAGCAGGAAGTTCGTGATGTAAAGAGGGACATCTCAGACACTATTCGCCTTATACAGAAGCTCAACGGGGACCTGGAGGCTCTTACAAGGAAG GAGGAGACGCTGAAGAAGGAAATCAatgaaataaggacagagggtGACGAGAACTTGGAGAAGTCCCGGGAGACCATTGGCCAGCTGGAGGAGGCCTTGAGGCGGGCTAAGCAGGACTTGGCTCAACAGATCCGTGAATACCAAGAGCTGATGAACCTCAAGCTGGGATTGGACATCGAGATCGCCACCTACCGCAAGCTGCTGGAGGGCGAGGAGCAGAG AATGAACGACTTCATGCGCCAGGCAG ACGCTCATCAGCCATTTGAGAAACACCTGCCAGAGAGGCCACGAACATCAGAACCCACTGTCGTCCTGGCAACCACTGTTATCCCGGCAACAACACATGTCCCGCCAATGGACCCCAGCTCCAAGAAACGTCTCCTAATCCGTGTGGAAGTGCAGGAAGGCAAAGTTGTGTCTGAAAGCTCTCATTACACTGATGATTAA
- the gpbar1 gene encoding G-protein coupled bile acid receptor 1: GEQLIYAITIPLSTSIILANLVIILGIAWNRQLHNTPNYFFLSLLVADMCTGVALPFIPLMGMNRELSFGSCLVAHIFPNFLFLAFLLNLVMVHYERFICIVDPLHYNNLWMHRSFPLALLVVWMPPLLYASLPAFGWNNWTGPDWNSCSPSSQKLVPVSNCSTNGTTCCSYKRVFPNAFIYLEVYGLVLPAILTIAGMTGRVLWITRGQLKDICRLHRSVERGSQASDREQRLNLRYTRCLVAVSLTFLACWVPYLIYMHVCIAFLITDTKWSSTTHIVLSCTGIGSMAVVPLVLGLANKQYTEPAYKLVQKLRDRWRRSMQESDEVAV; this comes from the coding sequence GGGGAGCAGCTAATCTACGCCATCACCATACCTCTGTCGACCTCCATCATCCTGGCCAACCTTGTCATCATCTTGGGCATAGCCTGGAACCGACAGCTCCACAACACACCCAACTACTTCTTCCTCAGCCTGCTAGTGGCTGATATGTGCACGGGTGTGGCCCTTCCGTTCATACCACTGATGGGTATGAACAGGGAGTTAAGTTTTGGCTCTTGCCTTGTTGCTCACATCTTCCCAAACTTCCTCTTCCTGGCATTCCTTCTTAACCTGGTAATGGTCCACTATGAGCGCTTTATTTGCATTGTTGACCCCCTTCATTACAATAACTTGTGGATGCATCGCAGTTTTCCGTTAGCATTGCTTGTGGTGTGGATGCCACCACTCTTGTACGCATCGCTGCCTGCTTTTGGATGGAATAACTGGACAGGACCAGATTGGAACAGCTGTAGTCCAAGTAGCCAAAAATTAGTCCCAGTCTCAAACTGTTCAACAAACGGTACCACCTGCTGCTCATACAAGCGAGTCTTCCCCAATGCTTTCATCTACCTAGAGGTGTACGGACTTGTTTTACCTGCGATTCTCACCATTGCTGGTATGACTGGCCGCGTTTTATGGATCACCCGTGGCCAACTGAAGGATATTTGCCGTCTCCATCGATCAGTGGAGCGGGGAAGTCAGGCCTCAGACCGAGAGCAGAGGCTGAACCTGCGGTACACTCGCTGCCTGGTGGCCGTGTCTCTAACCTTTCTCGCTTGCTGGGTTCCCTACCTCATTTACATGCACGTCTGCATAGCATTCTTGATAACTGACACCAAGTGGAGCTCCACCACTCACATTGTGCTCTCTTGCACCGGTATCGGAAGCATGGCTGTGGTGCCGCTGGTGCTCGGCCTTGCCAACAAGCAGTATACAGAACCTGCATACAAACTTGTGCAGAAACTCagagacaggtggaggagaAGTATGCAGGAATCAGATGAGGTTGCGGTCTAA